A part of Larkinella insperata genomic DNA contains:
- the trmB gene encoding tRNA (guanosine(46)-N7)-methyltransferase TrmB, whose translation MSRKKLPRFEHNRESPLVLEPGKEIYETIKGNWRDRYFLNSNPLVLEIGCGRGEYTVGLARHYPELNFIGIDRKGDRIAQGSKQALNEGLTNVAFLRTDVFKLLDFFGKEEVNEIWITFPDPQPRISQVKNRLTDPRYLALYREILTHEGILHLKTDHDDFFDFSVQTLPANGFNDLITTHDLYRSDMNHLHLGIKTKYEEIFTRKGFSIKYLKCKKAGY comes from the coding sequence GTGAGTAGAAAGAAACTGCCCCGCTTTGAGCATAACCGGGAAAGTCCCCTCGTGCTGGAACCGGGTAAAGAGATTTACGAAACCATTAAAGGAAACTGGCGCGATCGCTATTTCCTGAATTCAAACCCCCTCGTGCTGGAAATTGGCTGCGGCCGGGGGGAATACACCGTAGGACTGGCCCGTCATTATCCGGAGCTGAACTTTATCGGTATCGATCGTAAGGGCGACCGGATTGCCCAGGGGAGTAAGCAGGCGCTTAACGAAGGCTTAACGAATGTTGCCTTTCTGCGGACCGATGTGTTCAAGTTGCTGGATTTTTTTGGCAAAGAGGAGGTTAATGAAATCTGGATTACCTTTCCGGATCCCCAGCCTCGAATCAGTCAGGTAAAAAACCGACTGACCGATCCGCGTTATCTGGCGTTGTACCGGGAAATACTTACCCATGAAGGGATTCTGCACCTGAAGACCGATCATGATGACTTTTTTGATTTTAGTGTTCAGACGCTGCCTGCCAACGGATTCAACGATTTGATCACGACCCACGATCTGTATCGCTCAGACATGAATCATTTGCATCTGGGCATTAAAACAAAATACGAAGAGATCTTCACCCGAAAGGGATTTTCGATAAAATACTTAAAATGCAAAAAGGCGGGATATTAA
- a CDS encoding bifunctional folylpolyglutamate synthase/dihydrofolate synthase — MTYSEAIDYLYAQLPVFHRVGAKAIKPGLDNVIKLCDYLGNPQEKFRSIHIAGTNGKGSSSHMLAAVLQSAGYKTGLYTSPHLKSFTERIRIDGFPVPEEEVADFVVQHRAFIEDLKPSFFEVTVGMAFDYFARQNVDIAVVEVGLGGRLDSTNIITPLVSLITNIGWDHSDILGDSLEQIAFEKAGIIKPGVPVVVSEYDPETQAVFRKRAEECGSQLLFGSDLFVVNNFGVSEKGREISVETLTENSLALTLGLLGTYQLKNIAGVLGVLNVLTGLYSHSGSSFEKLRISPDAVEDGLANVVGLTGLKGRWQFLQRNPTVICDTGHNEPGIRNVMESLQTVTYQQLHVVVGFVNDKDLSRVIRLFPKEARYYFCQPDIPRALDADVLAEEFRLHGLVGEIVKEVNLALETALSRAQPEDCILVTGSTYVVAELNQL, encoded by the coding sequence ATGACGTATTCGGAAGCCATTGATTATTTGTACGCGCAGTTGCCGGTTTTTCACCGGGTGGGAGCGAAGGCTATTAAACCGGGTCTCGATAACGTTATCAAACTCTGCGATTATTTAGGAAATCCTCAGGAGAAATTTCGGAGTATCCACATTGCGGGTACCAACGGTAAGGGAAGCTCTTCGCACATGCTGGCGGCCGTGCTCCAGTCGGCTGGCTACAAGACGGGGCTGTATACCTCGCCCCACCTCAAATCCTTCACGGAGCGAATCCGGATTGACGGCTTTCCCGTGCCCGAGGAGGAGGTAGCGGACTTTGTGGTTCAGCACCGGGCGTTTATCGAGGATTTAAAGCCTTCTTTCTTTGAAGTAACCGTTGGTATGGCTTTTGACTACTTCGCCCGTCAGAACGTCGATATCGCCGTTGTAGAGGTAGGTCTCGGGGGGCGTCTTGATTCCACCAACATCATTACCCCGCTTGTCTCGCTCATCACCAACATTGGCTGGGACCATAGCGATATTCTGGGCGATAGCCTGGAGCAAATAGCGTTTGAAAAAGCCGGAATCATCAAGCCCGGTGTGCCGGTCGTTGTCAGCGAATACGATCCCGAGACGCAGGCCGTATTTCGGAAGCGGGCGGAGGAGTGTGGAAGCCAGCTTTTGTTTGGTTCTGATTTATTCGTGGTGAATAATTTTGGCGTCAGCGAGAAAGGGCGGGAGATATCTGTTGAGACGCTTACTGAAAATAGTCTTGCTTTGACATTGGGTTTACTGGGTACTTACCAGTTAAAGAATATTGCCGGCGTTTTGGGCGTTCTGAACGTGCTTACGGGTTTATATTCTCACTCTGGTTCTTCCTTTGAGAAACTTCGCATTTCCCCTGATGCCGTGGAGGACGGCTTGGCCAATGTGGTTGGACTGACGGGTTTGAAAGGACGCTGGCAATTTTTGCAGCGGAATCCGACGGTCATCTGTGATACGGGGCATAACGAACCGGGGATCCGGAATGTCATGGAATCCTTACAGACGGTTACCTACCAGCAGTTGCATGTGGTGGTGGGCTTTGTGAATGACAAGGACCTGTCGCGCGTCATTCGGTTGTTTCCCAAAGAGGCTCGGTATTATTTTTGTCAGCCTGATATTCCGCGGGCTCTGGACGCTGATGTGCTGGCGGAGGAATTTCGGCTACACGGTTTGGTAGGTGAAATAGTAAAAGAAGTAAATCTTGCCCTGGAAACGGCGCTGAGCCGGGCGCAACCGGAGGATTGCATCCTGGTGACCGGTAGCACGTACGTTGTGGCTGAATTAAATCAATTGTAG
- a CDS encoding HU domain-containing protein — protein sequence MVPVSDYIKKLLFQYDCIVVPELGGFILHYIPAMYVENTGLYMPPRKKIAFNEALRLDDGLLINYMMLHEGCSRDEVVPVIRHFVDQLKQQVRQQQIFAIEGLGLFSENEEGKLQFDPEIRHNFQGESYGFQPVAARLVNSPAEQEAVTPVAVIPMPKEAPIAVEAEEVPADGVVELPGTHSRRQYLAWAAAVLLVCTLGIVTVNQSSSQLVSSLNPFELFRGDKQEEIKPQAVKTDIIPLAETPSAEPVAEPTLPVAEAVTASLVEKHTAPIVPVSTSVLVEPKKSPVYYLAIAGSFASRGNARKLVRQLHRRGFETAYILPPRKAKELVKVAALGSPDKNEILQAIDQVSKVSGARAWVHKVE from the coding sequence ATGGTACCTGTCTCGGATTATATCAAAAAACTGCTTTTTCAGTACGATTGCATCGTTGTTCCGGAACTGGGGGGCTTCATTTTGCACTATATTCCGGCTATGTATGTGGAGAATACCGGATTATACATGCCGCCCCGCAAAAAGATTGCCTTCAACGAAGCGCTACGGCTGGACGATGGTTTGCTGATCAACTACATGATGTTGCACGAAGGCTGCAGCCGCGATGAGGTGGTTCCGGTTATCCGCCACTTTGTAGACCAGTTGAAGCAGCAGGTCCGGCAGCAGCAAATCTTTGCGATAGAAGGGCTGGGTTTATTCTCGGAAAATGAGGAAGGTAAGCTCCAGTTTGATCCCGAAATCCGGCACAACTTCCAGGGAGAATCGTACGGTTTTCAACCCGTCGCGGCCCGGTTGGTAAACAGCCCGGCGGAGCAGGAAGCGGTGACACCGGTTGCGGTTATTCCAATGCCGAAAGAAGCGCCGATTGCCGTGGAAGCCGAAGAAGTGCCCGCCGATGGCGTTGTTGAACTGCCCGGTACCCATAGCCGTCGCCAGTATCTGGCCTGGGCGGCTGCGGTGCTTCTGGTCTGTACGCTGGGCATCGTCACCGTGAATCAATCTTCCTCGCAGCTGGTTAGTAGTTTGAACCCGTTCGAACTATTCCGGGGCGATAAGCAGGAGGAGATCAAGCCCCAAGCAGTAAAAACCGATATAATCCCGTTGGCGGAAACACCTTCCGCCGAGCCGGTGGCTGAACCGACGCTTCCGGTGGCTGAAGCCGTCACAGCATCGTTGGTTGAAAAGCATACGGCACCCATTGTACCGGTATCGACCTCGGTTCTGGTAGAGCCGAAAAAGTCGCCGGTTTATTACCTGGCAATTGCGGGCAGCTTCGCCAGCCGGGGCAATGCCCGGAAGCTGGTGCGCCAGTTGCACCGCCGTGGTTTCGAAACCGCCTATATCCTGCCGCCCCGCAAAGCAAAGGAACTCGTCAAAGTGGCTGCGCTGGGTTCGCCGGACAAAAACGAGATTCTGCAGGCCATTGATCAGGTGAGCAAAGTCTCGGGGGCACGCGCCTGGGTTCATAAAGTGGAATAA
- a CDS encoding TonB-dependent receptor: MFLSKPSIDHLALITVVTGSLLLGTVNAWAQQPQRPTAPPVREGEIDNQEITIEKNRKIEMPPANRLFNKIPSIKPSTGQRKLTYEFNDRPLSVGDPKLSPTALPLPAAQAEQQNLFNNYVKAGAGNYGSFYGEAFGSGQVLDNVSVDGSFKHLSSSIGPVDGKNSATSENRIKLNGNYQTDAFKLSANLGYDREAFYFYGYRRPQEIDRQTIRQKLTTTQFRIGIENVDPDKNIDYSLKTGVTNLADNYEATELDWGTNLKASVGISDNFVALLAADAYITQRSDGPVDNRNLFRVKPTFKYSNSFLTATFGVNAVSETDKRLNVNRTRAFPVVDLDVVPTGNIHFFAGVDGDINRNTLRTFLSENRWLAPQVTLANTEKTWDLYAGSKGELGSGISYEGKVSYARYRNFYGFNNTWPDTSRFFVVYDGNRTHVLTVTGQIGYTYKEVFRSTLRADFYDYTLSRMEAAWHRPTLSGSWSNSFIVNKKLFITADLYHYQGMQGKNFVTNQIVTLQPIWDVNLKIDYFLGKQVSAFVSLNNIIGRNYQRYLYYPQQGLNFLGGLSYSF, translated from the coding sequence ATGTTCTTATCAAAACCCTCCATCGATCACCTCGCCTTGATTACTGTAGTCACGGGGAGTCTGTTGCTTGGCACGGTAAACGCGTGGGCCCAACAACCCCAGCGTCCGACGGCCCCGCCCGTGCGCGAAGGCGAGATCGATAACCAGGAAATTACCATTGAGAAGAATCGGAAAATTGAAATGCCCCCGGCCAACCGGCTTTTCAATAAAATACCGTCCATCAAACCGTCGACCGGCCAGCGCAAGCTGACGTACGAATTCAACGACCGGCCTCTGTCGGTGGGTGACCCGAAACTGTCGCCGACGGCCTTACCGCTGCCGGCTGCCCAGGCCGAGCAGCAGAACCTGTTCAACAACTACGTGAAGGCCGGGGCGGGTAATTATGGTTCGTTTTATGGGGAAGCCTTCGGCAGCGGGCAGGTGCTGGACAACGTTTCGGTTGACGGGTCGTTTAAACACCTGTCGTCGTCGATCGGCCCGGTGGATGGCAAGAACTCGGCCACGAGCGAAAACCGGATTAAGCTGAACGGTAACTACCAGACCGACGCCTTCAAGCTTTCGGCTAATTTGGGTTACGACCGCGAAGCGTTTTACTTCTACGGCTACCGCCGTCCGCAGGAGATTGATCGGCAAACCATTCGCCAGAAACTGACGACGACCCAGTTCCGCATTGGGATTGAAAACGTGGACCCCGATAAAAACATTGACTATTCACTGAAAACCGGCGTCACGAATCTGGCCGATAACTACGAGGCTACCGAATTGGACTGGGGCACCAACCTGAAAGCTTCCGTGGGCATTTCGGATAACTTCGTGGCCCTGCTGGCGGCTGACGCTTACATCACGCAGCGGTCTGATGGACCGGTGGACAACCGGAATTTGTTCCGGGTGAAGCCAACCTTTAAATATTCTAATTCGTTTCTGACGGCAACATTCGGGGTTAACGCTGTTAGCGAAACCGATAAGCGCTTGAATGTCAACCGCACGCGCGCTTTTCCGGTTGTTGACCTGGATGTGGTTCCAACTGGGAATATTCACTTTTTTGCGGGCGTCGACGGCGACATCAACCGGAACACTTTGCGGACATTTCTGAGTGAAAACCGCTGGCTGGCTCCGCAGGTGACGCTGGCCAATACCGAGAAGACCTGGGATTTGTACGCCGGGAGCAAAGGAGAATTGGGCAGCGGCATTTCCTACGAGGGCAAAGTTTCGTACGCCCGGTATCGCAACTTCTACGGGTTTAACAACACCTGGCCGGACACTTCCAGATTCTTTGTGGTGTACGATGGCAACCGCACCCATGTGCTGACCGTAACGGGACAGATTGGCTACACCTACAAAGAAGTTTTCCGCTCGACCCTGCGGGCTGATTTTTACGATTACACCCTGAGTCGGATGGAAGCCGCCTGGCACCGGCCGACCCTGTCGGGGTCGTGGTCGAACTCGTTTATTGTGAACAAAAAATTATTCATCACGGCTGATTTGTACCATTATCAGGGAATGCAGGGAAAAAATTTCGTTACCAATCAGATAGTCACCCTGCAACCGATCTGGGATGTGAACCTGAAAATTGACTATTTTTTAGGCAAACAGGTTTCAGCTTTTGTTTCGTTGAATAACATTATAGGCCGTAATTATCAGCGCTATTTGTATTATCCGCAACAAGGACTTAACTTTCTCGGAGGATTGTCGTACAGCTTCTGA